Proteins encoded within one genomic window of Citricoccus muralis:
- a CDS encoding ABC transporter permease — MSQTSTTIMTGPDGVRWLRWVAFALIGLVVIYPLIALTVMGARPDALAALARPAVGQATLNSILSATGSALGATVLGAFFALALDRFAFPGRQVLRWLILLPFLIPPFIGAMSWMALLGVNGPVNQLLSALGMDTRISIFGGWGVVFLLTVHSYPMAYLVISGTLKRIPGNLEEAARIAGASPWRVLTTVTLPLMRPGLVAAFILTVVANLSDFGIPALIGLPERYTTLTTLVYRELSSSTTTNPLPAVSAMGLVLMALAVLAVLAQRRLPQDAQLTAGAASARFDVGAIPRAGLALLSWGWALVVCVLPLFALASQALLPAPGVPLTWENLTLTNIDRALSSPGAMSGVQNSVLLAGGSALACMVLGLVVAMLLVRVRHRSNALLDGLATLPQALPGLVIAVGWLLIAPQLGIFNTPWVILGAYVMAFLAIVVQQVRAPLSTISASLEEAAQISGASRLRALVDVSARLALPVLASAGLVVFLTAVRELTISILLVAPGTQTLGVTIFNLQQAGDYNSASALALVVVIVGIIGLSTAAAITARQSKG; from the coding sequence ATGAGCCAGACCTCTACCACGATTATGACTGGCCCCGATGGGGTGCGCTGGCTGCGTTGGGTAGCCTTCGCCCTCATCGGGCTCGTCGTGATCTACCCACTCATCGCGTTGACGGTGATGGGCGCCCGCCCCGACGCCCTGGCCGCCCTGGCTCGCCCCGCTGTCGGCCAGGCCACCCTCAACTCGATCCTCTCCGCCACCGGTTCTGCCCTCGGGGCCACCGTGCTGGGCGCGTTCTTCGCCCTGGCGCTGGACCGTTTCGCGTTCCCCGGACGCCAGGTGCTGCGCTGGCTGATCCTGTTGCCCTTCCTCATCCCGCCGTTCATCGGCGCGATGTCGTGGATGGCGCTCCTCGGCGTCAACGGTCCGGTGAATCAGCTGCTCTCCGCCCTCGGAATGGACACCCGGATCTCGATTTTCGGCGGCTGGGGCGTGGTCTTCCTCCTCACCGTGCATTCCTACCCGATGGCGTACCTGGTGATCTCGGGAACCCTGAAGCGGATCCCCGGCAACCTGGAAGAAGCCGCCCGCATCGCCGGCGCCTCGCCCTGGCGGGTGCTGACCACCGTGACCCTGCCCCTGATGCGTCCCGGCCTGGTGGCTGCCTTCATTCTCACCGTCGTCGCAAATCTCTCCGATTTTGGGATCCCCGCCCTGATTGGCCTGCCCGAGCGCTACACCACCCTGACCACGTTGGTGTACCGGGAATTATCCTCGTCAACGACGACGAACCCGCTGCCTGCCGTCTCCGCTATGGGGCTGGTGTTGATGGCATTGGCGGTGCTCGCCGTCCTCGCCCAGCGCCGGTTGCCCCAGGATGCGCAGCTCACCGCCGGGGCCGCCTCCGCCCGGTTCGACGTCGGCGCCATCCCCCGCGCCGGCCTGGCACTACTGTCTTGGGGCTGGGCGCTGGTCGTCTGCGTCCTTCCCCTGTTCGCGCTGGCTTCCCAGGCGCTGCTGCCCGCCCCCGGGGTGCCGCTCACCTGGGAAAACCTCACTCTGACCAATATTGACCGCGCCCTGAGTTCCCCCGGAGCGATGTCCGGAGTGCAGAACTCGGTGCTGCTCGCCGGAGGGTCAGCCCTCGCGTGCATGGTGCTGGGCTTGGTGGTCGCGATGTTGCTCGTGCGTGTGCGCCACCGCAGCAACGCCCTGCTGGACGGCCTGGCCACCCTCCCCCAGGCCCTGCCCGGGCTGGTCATCGCGGTGGGCTGGCTACTCATCGCTCCGCAGCTGGGCATCTTCAACACGCCCTGGGTCATCCTGGGCGCCTATGTGATGGCGTTCTTGGCGATCGTCGTGCAACAGGTGCGGGCCCCCCTGAGCACCATCTCTGCATCGCTCGAAGAAGCCGCGCAGATCTCCGGGGCCTCGCGATTACGCGCCCTGGTCGACGTCAGCGCCCGACTGGCGCTGCCGGTGCTCGCATCCGCCGGACTGGTGGTGTTCCTCACCGCCGTCCGCGAGCTGACCATCTCCATCCTGTTGGTGGCCCCGGGGACCCAGACCCTCGGCGTGACCATCTTCAACCTGCAGCAAGCCGGGGATTACAACTCCGCCTCCGCGCTGGCCCTGGTGGTCGTGATCGTCGGGATCATCGGCCTCAGTACCGCAGCCGCCATCACCGCACGGCAGTCGAAAGGCTGA
- a CDS encoding ABC transporter ATP-binding protein — MATITLSQLTHRYGAGQLGLSDIDLEVAEGEFVALIGPSGSGKTTLLRTIAGFLRPSSGVIRIGEREVVSHDGAWVPPERRRLGMVFQDHAVWPHLSVQKNVSYPLRRTGTPRRDLDTRVAEVIEQVGLSDYASRMPNQLSGGQRQRVALARAIVARPQALLLDEALSALDEPLRARLRMEIKRLTREEHLTTVHVTHDRAEAIALADRLVVLNHGEIVQIGTPQQLLREPASSFVATFLADATRFHGVVSGHRFYPQHPHLRPPAGITWVDQHQRGESTHHATLTVSPDDVRLTRLDPTATPPEDHARVVSVLHGQHGVEVSIDWAGTATRVFQRSTDLVEGDAVRVEIGHARLFVGGPARQDATVGAW, encoded by the coding sequence ATGGCAACCATCACCCTCTCCCAGCTCACCCACCGCTACGGCGCAGGACAGCTCGGTCTATCCGATATCGATCTCGAAGTGGCCGAAGGCGAGTTCGTCGCCCTCATCGGCCCCTCCGGTTCGGGCAAAACCACGCTGCTGCGCACCATCGCCGGATTCCTGCGCCCCTCCTCCGGGGTCATCCGCATCGGCGAGCGCGAGGTGGTCTCCCACGACGGCGCCTGGGTGCCACCGGAGCGGCGCCGCCTGGGCATGGTCTTCCAGGATCACGCCGTCTGGCCGCATTTGAGCGTCCAGAAGAACGTGTCCTACCCGCTACGCCGCACCGGCACTCCGCGGCGGGACCTTGATACCCGAGTGGCCGAGGTCATCGAGCAGGTCGGGCTCAGCGACTACGCCTCACGGATGCCGAACCAGCTCTCCGGAGGTCAGCGGCAGCGCGTCGCCCTGGCCCGCGCCATCGTGGCCCGCCCGCAAGCATTGCTGCTCGACGAGGCCCTCTCCGCCCTGGACGAGCCGCTGCGCGCTCGACTGCGGATGGAGATCAAGCGCCTCACCCGCGAAGAACACCTCACCACCGTCCATGTCACCCACGATCGGGCCGAAGCCATTGCCCTGGCGGATCGGCTCGTGGTGCTCAACCACGGAGAGATCGTCCAGATCGGCACCCCACAGCAGCTCTTGCGCGAGCCCGCTTCGAGTTTCGTCGCGACGTTCCTCGCAGATGCCACCCGTTTCCACGGCGTCGTCTCGGGCCACCGCTTCTACCCGCAGCACCCGCATCTGCGTCCACCGGCTGGCATTACCTGGGTGGACCAGCACCAGCGTGGCGAGAGCACCCACCACGCCACCCTCACGGTGTCCCCCGACGACGTGCGACTCACCCGCTTGGACCCCACCGCCACCCCACCCGAGGATCATGCCCGGGTGGTGTCTGTGTTGCACGGCCAGCACGGCGTCGAGGTGAGCATTGATTGGGCGGGCACCGCCACCCGGGTCTTCCAGCGCAGCACCGATCTGGTGGAAGGCGATGCGGTGCGCGTGGAGATCGGTCACGCGCGCCTCTTCGTGGGTGGGCCCGCCCGTCAGGACGCCACCGTAGGAGCGTGGTGA
- a CDS encoding histidine phosphatase family protein produces the protein MVNVRWALVRHGQTEWNQLRLLQGVTDNVLTAAGRHQASLAGGDLSRYGVWDRIVSSPLIRARQTAERIADIIGTPVLEIADDLAERDFGFAEGASVAGLDDAERQALMNQGESEDSVLARAHTVCVRLAAQHPDERIVLVTHGTLIRTVLDHAYHTSTPRVDNGEVAYVDAALLTRPISLQKS, from the coding sequence GTGGTGAACGTGCGCTGGGCACTAGTGCGGCATGGCCAGACCGAGTGGAATCAACTGCGACTCTTGCAAGGGGTCACCGATAATGTGCTCACCGCGGCCGGTCGCCATCAAGCATCCCTGGCCGGGGGGGATCTCTCGCGGTACGGGGTCTGGGATCGGATCGTCTCCTCTCCCTTGATCCGCGCCCGACAGACCGCCGAGCGCATCGCGGACATCATCGGCACCCCCGTCCTCGAGATCGCCGACGACCTCGCCGAGCGTGATTTCGGTTTTGCGGAGGGCGCCTCGGTCGCGGGGCTCGACGACGCCGAGCGCCAGGCGCTGATGAACCAGGGCGAGTCCGAGGACTCAGTATTGGCCCGCGCCCACACGGTTTGTGTGCGGCTGGCAGCACAGCACCCCGACGAGCGGATTGTCTTGGTCACCCACGGCACCCTGATCCGTACCGTGCTGGACCACGCCTACCACACCTCGACGCCGCGCGTGGACAATGGTGAGGTCGCCTACGTCGACGCCGCGCTGCTCACCCGGCCGATCTCGCTCCAGAAGTCCTAA
- a CDS encoding acyltransferase family protein encodes MSNLTAPRDTHTPAPAPDGTTHRDVVVDTAPPRLAALDVTRLIAALAVMLFHWTAFHHTYWAGAERDQTAAEVWPTLSLVSSWGNLGVQLFFIISGFVILLSCWGRSPARFIASRVGRLYPAYLVAVLAAAALQFVIWPDMGTNREPWELLPNLTMFQGGFPGVGHLDAVYWTLWVEMKFYLLMTLFCWIGITARRVLVVAVTWPIAGLMLQGIGPALGFPVWLRDLVDQVMFPEYAPLFAGGMVLYLVYSHGHSLARWGAVALNAVLAAVLRANSAVEGTPEVTGYSHPWWAYVLVVLGLFVLVAAVTLTPWSRWRIPGSSLAGNLTYPVYLLHQLWGWWIIWLLADHLPAPAVLATAICVVLVAAWCVHRWIERPWGPRLRARVLRVLEPRAEATEARTP; translated from the coding sequence ATGTCCAACCTGACCGCACCCCGCGATACCCACACTCCGGCGCCCGCACCGGACGGTACAACGCACCGCGATGTCGTCGTTGATACCGCCCCGCCGCGGCTGGCGGCCCTGGATGTGACCCGGCTGATCGCCGCGCTGGCCGTCATGCTGTTCCACTGGACTGCGTTTCACCACACCTACTGGGCCGGGGCTGAACGCGACCAGACCGCCGCCGAAGTGTGGCCCACTCTCAGCCTGGTGAGTTCCTGGGGCAACCTCGGGGTGCAACTCTTCTTCATCATCTCCGGCTTCGTCATTCTGCTCAGCTGTTGGGGACGGAGTCCAGCCCGATTCATTGCCTCCCGGGTGGGGCGGCTATATCCGGCCTATCTGGTGGCCGTCCTCGCCGCGGCGGCCCTGCAGTTCGTCATCTGGCCGGACATGGGTACCAACCGCGAGCCTTGGGAACTGTTGCCGAACCTGACCATGTTCCAGGGCGGCTTCCCCGGGGTGGGACACCTGGACGCGGTGTACTGGACACTGTGGGTCGAGATGAAGTTCTACCTGCTGATGACACTGTTCTGCTGGATCGGAATCACCGCCCGCCGGGTGCTCGTCGTTGCCGTGACGTGGCCGATAGCCGGGCTGATGCTGCAGGGGATCGGCCCGGCGCTGGGCTTCCCCGTTTGGTTGCGGGATCTGGTGGATCAGGTGATGTTCCCCGAATACGCACCCCTGTTCGCCGGAGGAATGGTGCTGTATCTGGTCTACAGCCACGGGCACAGCCTGGCTCGCTGGGGTGCGGTCGCGCTGAACGCGGTGCTGGCCGCCGTGCTACGGGCAAATTCCGCGGTGGAGGGGACGCCGGAGGTGACCGGATACTCCCATCCCTGGTGGGCCTACGTGCTGGTGGTGCTGGGACTTTTCGTCCTGGTGGCCGCGGTGACGCTCACCCCGTGGTCTCGGTGGCGGATTCCAGGGTCATCCCTGGCCGGGAACCTGACCTATCCGGTGTATCTGCTGCATCAACTGTGGGGCTGGTGGATCATCTGGTTGCTGGCCGACCATCTGCCCGCGCCGGCGGTACTGGCGACGGCGATCTGTGTAGTGCTGGTGGCGGCGTGGTGCGTGCACCGCTGGATCGAGCGCCCCTGGGGTCCGCGCCTGCGCGCCCGGGTGCTGCGGGTGCTGGAGCCCCGAGCAGAGGCAACCGAAGCAAGGACCCCTTAG
- the rplL gene encoding 50S ribosomal protein L7/L12, protein MAKLTTEELLDAFKELSLIELSEFIKAFEEEFDVTAAAPVAVAGAAAPAAGGEAAAAEEQTEFDVVLEAAGDKKIGVIKEVRALTSLGLKEAKELVDGAPKPVLEGVNKETADKAKEQLEGAGATVTLK, encoded by the coding sequence ATGGCTAAGCTGACCACCGAAGAACTGCTGGACGCCTTCAAGGAACTGTCCCTGATCGAGCTCTCCGAGTTCATCAAGGCCTTCGAGGAAGAGTTCGACGTGACCGCCGCTGCTCCGGTCGCCGTTGCTGGCGCTGCTGCCCCGGCTGCCGGCGGCGAGGCTGCCGCTGCTGAAGAGCAGACCGAGTTCGACGTCGTCCTGGAAGCTGCCGGCGACAAGAAGATCGGCGTCATCAAGGAAGTTCGCGCTCTGACCTCGCTGGGTCTGAAGGAAGCCAAGGAGCTCGTCGACGGCGCTCCGAAGCCTGTCCTCGAGGGCGTCAACAAGGAGACCGCCGACAAGGCCAAGGAGCAGCTCGAGGGCGCTGGCGCGACCGTCACCCTGAAGTGA
- the rplJ gene encoding 50S ribosomal protein L10 translates to MATSEKAAAVAELTELFRNSAAAVLTEYRGLTVDELKQLRRSLGENATYAVVKNTLTDIAAKEAGIDAFEGKMSGPSAIAFVSGDPVDVAKAVRDFAKDHDKLIIKGGYMDGQTLDVDGVKKLADLESREVLLAKLAGAMKGNLSKAAALFQAPLSKTVRTVEALRVRNEESAAA, encoded by the coding sequence ATGGCGACGTCTGAGAAAGCCGCAGCAGTGGCCGAGTTGACGGAACTTTTCCGTAACTCTGCAGCTGCCGTGCTGACGGAATACCGTGGTCTCACTGTGGACGAGCTGAAGCAGTTGCGACGCTCCCTCGGTGAGAACGCCACCTACGCCGTGGTGAAGAACACGCTGACCGATATTGCGGCTAAGGAAGCCGGCATCGACGCCTTCGAAGGCAAGATGTCAGGTCCCTCCGCAATCGCTTTCGTCTCCGGTGATCCGGTGGACGTGGCGAAGGCTGTGCGTGACTTTGCCAAGGACCACGACAAGTTGATCATCAAGGGCGGCTACATGGATGGCCAGACCCTGGATGTCGACGGTGTCAAGAAGCTCGCGGATCTTGAGTCTCGCGAGGTTCTGCTGGCCAAGCTGGCAGGTGCCATGAAGGGCAACCTGTCGAAGGCCGCAGCCCTGTTCCAGGCTCCGCTGTCCAAGACTGTTCGTACCGTGGAAGCCCTGCGCGTCCGCAACGAAGAGTCCGCAGCTGCCTGA
- a CDS encoding acyl-CoA dehydrogenase family protein translates to MLQVTHCDAGDFSGGDLLGLRRRLSTAEREQLAAIDEGVEARIATPALEAWNRDAFAPDLLPDLVDLGFGDLVLSGASHLYQGLAHAALARADLSLSALVGIHNELIIGMIHTFGSPKQQDTWLPRLRAMEALGAFCMTEPGHGSDVAGGMETQVRREGSGWVLNGAKRWIGLGTLADIALVWARDAEDGRVKCFLVPTDAPGYVATKIEHKIGLRIMQNADITFDEVRLPATALLPGAVSFNAANDLLCVSRAWVGWQAVGAQQSVLSILRDYVTERQQFGRPLAGFQLIQGALSQIAGNLALSTSLMADIARLQDDGGLDMAQAALAKATVTRLARESAAMGRDAMGGNGIVADFGMAKTMCDIEAIYTYEGTHSINSLIVGRALTGVSAFV, encoded by the coding sequence ATGCTGCAGGTGACCCATTGTGATGCAGGTGATTTCTCCGGCGGTGACCTGCTCGGGTTGCGCCGTCGACTCTCGACCGCAGAGCGGGAACAGCTCGCCGCGATCGATGAGGGGGTTGAAGCTCGGATTGCGACACCAGCGCTTGAAGCCTGGAATCGTGACGCTTTCGCTCCGGATCTGCTCCCGGACTTAGTGGATCTCGGATTCGGCGACCTGGTGCTCAGCGGGGCGTCGCACCTGTACCAAGGTCTCGCACATGCGGCTCTGGCCCGTGCGGATTTATCGCTCTCGGCACTGGTAGGGATCCATAACGAGCTGATTATCGGCATGATCCACACCTTTGGTTCCCCGAAGCAGCAAGACACCTGGTTGCCCCGACTGCGCGCCATGGAAGCGCTCGGGGCGTTCTGCATGACCGAGCCGGGCCATGGGTCGGATGTGGCTGGCGGCATGGAGACGCAGGTGCGCCGCGAGGGAAGCGGGTGGGTGCTCAACGGTGCCAAACGCTGGATCGGGCTCGGCACCCTGGCCGATATTGCGTTGGTGTGGGCGCGCGATGCCGAGGATGGGAGGGTGAAATGCTTCCTCGTCCCCACGGATGCCCCCGGGTATGTGGCGACGAAAATTGAGCACAAGATCGGCCTGCGCATCATGCAGAACGCCGACATTACCTTCGACGAGGTCCGGCTGCCCGCCACTGCATTACTTCCCGGGGCGGTGTCATTCAATGCTGCCAATGATCTGCTGTGCGTCTCGCGCGCCTGGGTGGGGTGGCAAGCGGTGGGCGCTCAACAATCAGTCCTGTCGATCCTGCGTGACTATGTCACCGAGCGCCAACAGTTCGGACGACCGCTGGCCGGGTTCCAGCTCATCCAGGGGGCACTGTCGCAGATTGCGGGGAATCTCGCGCTATCGACCTCGCTCATGGCCGACATCGCCCGACTTCAAGACGACGGGGGGCTCGACATGGCTCAGGCGGCACTCGCGAAGGCGACGGTCACGCGGCTCGCGCGGGAATCCGCCGCAATGGGGCGGGATGCGATGGGTGGCAACGGAATCGTCGCGGATTTCGGGATGGCTAAAACGATGTGCGATATCGAGGCGATCTACACTTATGAGGGGACGCATTCGATCAACTCCTTGATCGTAGGCCGGGCACTCACCGGAGTCTCCGCCTTTGTTTGA
- a CDS encoding AMP-binding protein, translating into MTVTEQFRRVRDRLVDHQLDWDQARADFEWPHFEHFNFGLDWFDAVADTSERKDAAALVIAEEDGQVLRRTFAELSRDSNKVAQWLQRVGVQRGDRVILMLNNQIELWESMLGCIKTGAVMIPTTTQMGPEDLQDRVNRASARWVIVSATDAHKFADVAGDYTVISVPGYYTPDAILPRLSERSVLNFTEAYQCDGHFQPEAPTPAEDTLLLYFTSGTTSKPKLVEHTHVSYPVGHLSTMYWIGLEPGDVHLNLASPGWAKHAWSNFFAPWIAEATIFVLNYRKFDAAGLMSAMDANGVTSFCAPPTVWRMLIKADLSTMKHPPQKTVSAGEPLNAEVIDQVHRAWGATIRDGFGQTESSLQIANTPGQRLEIGSMGRPLPGFDVVLVDPITGAEAREGEICLKLEPRPIGLMRGYSGDAEKTEEAFRDGLYHTGDIASVNEHGVYTYVGRSDDVFKSSDYKISPFELESVLVEHPAVLEAAVVPVPDELRLTIPKAFVTLASGVEPTRETAQQILQHTLTKLPPYKRIRLIEFRELPKTISGKVRRVDLRSLEADRDEAASPRTAEFHESDLQLDRDNR; encoded by the coding sequence CTGACTGTCACTGAACAATTCCGCCGTGTCCGCGACCGTTTGGTCGATCACCAGCTTGATTGGGATCAGGCCAGAGCGGATTTCGAGTGGCCTCACTTCGAGCATTTCAATTTCGGCCTGGATTGGTTCGACGCGGTGGCGGACACGAGCGAACGAAAAGACGCTGCCGCTCTCGTGATCGCCGAAGAAGACGGGCAGGTGTTGCGCCGGACTTTCGCTGAACTTTCCCGGGATTCGAACAAGGTGGCTCAGTGGCTGCAGCGCGTCGGCGTTCAGCGCGGCGACCGCGTGATCCTGATGCTGAACAACCAGATTGAGCTCTGGGAGTCGATGTTGGGCTGCATCAAGACCGGTGCGGTGATGATTCCGACCACCACCCAGATGGGTCCGGAAGACTTGCAGGATCGCGTCAATCGGGCCTCGGCTCGCTGGGTGATCGTCAGCGCGACGGATGCTCACAAATTCGCAGACGTCGCCGGCGACTACACCGTGATCTCGGTGCCCGGATATTACACGCCAGATGCCATCCTCCCACGGCTGAGTGAGCGCAGCGTCCTGAATTTCACCGAGGCGTATCAGTGCGATGGTCATTTCCAGCCCGAGGCTCCCACCCCGGCCGAGGACACGCTCCTGCTGTACTTCACCTCCGGCACCACGTCGAAGCCGAAACTGGTCGAGCATACCCACGTCTCCTACCCCGTGGGACACCTCAGCACGATGTATTGGATCGGGCTGGAGCCCGGGGACGTGCACCTGAACCTGGCTAGCCCGGGCTGGGCCAAGCACGCCTGGTCGAATTTCTTCGCCCCGTGGATTGCCGAGGCCACCATCTTTGTGTTGAATTACCGCAAGTTCGACGCCGCTGGCCTCATGTCGGCGATGGACGCCAACGGGGTCACCAGCTTCTGTGCTCCACCCACCGTGTGGCGGATGCTGATCAAAGCGGACCTGAGCACGATGAAGCACCCGCCGCAGAAAACTGTCTCGGCTGGTGAGCCGCTCAACGCTGAGGTGATCGACCAGGTGCACCGGGCGTGGGGCGCCACCATCCGCGATGGATTCGGCCAGACAGAATCAAGCCTGCAGATTGCGAACACCCCAGGCCAGCGTTTGGAGATTGGTTCCATGGGCCGCCCGTTGCCCGGATTCGACGTCGTGCTCGTTGACCCGATCACCGGCGCCGAGGCGCGCGAGGGCGAAATCTGTCTGAAGCTGGAACCGCGACCGATCGGCCTGATGCGCGGCTATTCCGGCGACGCCGAGAAGACGGAGGAAGCCTTCCGAGACGGCCTCTATCACACCGGCGACATTGCCTCGGTGAACGAGCACGGTGTCTACACCTATGTGGGACGCTCCGATGACGTCTTCAAATCCTCGGACTACAAGATCTCGCCCTTCGAGCTGGAATCGGTGCTGGTGGAGCACCCGGCGGTGCTGGAGGCAGCAGTCGTGCCCGTTCCCGACGAACTGCGGCTCACCATCCCGAAGGCGTTCGTCACCTTGGCTTCCGGCGTCGAGCCCACCAGGGAGACGGCGCAGCAGATTCTGCAGCACACGCTGACCAAGCTGCCGCCATACAAGCGGATCCGGCTCATTGAGTTCCGTGAGCTGCCGAAAACCATCTCGGGGAAGGTGCGCCGGGTGGACCTGCGCAGTTTAGAAGCCGACCGTGACGAGGCGGCATCACCGCGGACGGCGGAGTTCCATGAGAGCGATCTCCAGCTGGACCGCGATAACCGCTAA
- a CDS encoding MarR family winged helix-turn-helix transcriptional regulator → MTAHPETSRNRDLAFDPIHEARSNWVRQGWEDVADSMAAVTSVVRVQQILINQANETLKPFALTFARFELLALLSFSHEQRMLMSKASARLQVHPTSVTHTADRLEKDGLVERRPVEADRRAVLLVLTDQGHRLAREAAEALNRDYFSGFGLSAEEARELFQILRKLRIGAGDFADTAPA, encoded by the coding sequence ATGACCGCCCACCCCGAGACCTCACGTAACCGCGACCTCGCTTTCGACCCCATTCACGAGGCCCGCAGTAACTGGGTGCGCCAGGGCTGGGAGGACGTCGCAGATTCGATGGCGGCGGTGACCTCGGTGGTGCGTGTTCAGCAGATTCTGATCAATCAGGCCAACGAGACGCTCAAGCCGTTCGCGCTCACTTTCGCCCGATTCGAGCTGTTGGCATTGCTGAGCTTTTCGCACGAGCAGCGCATGCTGATGAGTAAGGCCTCGGCCCGGCTCCAGGTGCATCCCACCTCGGTGACCCATACGGCGGACCGGCTGGAGAAAGACGGATTGGTGGAGCGCCGTCCCGTGGAGGCAGACCGGCGCGCCGTGCTGCTGGTGCTCACGGATCAGGGACACCGCCTGGCACGCGAGGCGGCCGAGGCATTGAACCGTGATTATTTCAGCGGTTTCGGGCTCTCCGCGGAAGAGGCCCGCGAGCTGTTTCAGATACTGCGGAAGCTACGCATCGGCGCCGGCGATTTCGCCGACACCGCCCCAGCCTGA
- a CDS encoding enoyl-CoA hydratase → MTTSEYPHRDGAFETILVSTAGRVGTIQLDRPKALNALNAQTMDEVVSAAQKFDADPNIGAIVLLGSERAFAAGADIKEMSQQDFATMYAADWFAGWDALTRLRTPIVASVRGFALGGGCELAMMADVLIASETATFGQPEITLGVIPGMGGSQRLTRAVGKAKAMDLILTGRRIDADEAERIGLVSRVVPDADADDTARSVAAEIAAKSKPVAQMAKEAVNAAFETTLHQGIQFERRVFHALFSTQDQTEGMDAFVSKRDPQWSHC, encoded by the coding sequence ATGACGACGAGCGAATACCCCCACCGCGACGGTGCCTTTGAGACGATCCTGGTCTCCACGGCGGGCCGGGTGGGCACCATTCAGCTGGACCGGCCCAAGGCACTGAATGCACTCAACGCGCAGACCATGGACGAGGTGGTCTCGGCAGCCCAAAAATTCGATGCCGATCCGAACATCGGAGCCATCGTGCTGCTGGGTTCCGAGCGCGCCTTCGCCGCGGGAGCCGATATCAAGGAGATGTCCCAGCAAGATTTCGCCACCATGTACGCCGCCGACTGGTTCGCCGGCTGGGACGCCCTGACCCGGCTCCGCACCCCGATCGTCGCCTCAGTCCGTGGCTTCGCCCTCGGCGGCGGTTGCGAGCTGGCGATGATGGCAGATGTTCTGATCGCCTCAGAAACGGCAACCTTTGGGCAGCCCGAGATCACCCTCGGGGTGATTCCCGGCATGGGCGGCTCCCAGCGGCTGACCCGTGCGGTGGGCAAAGCCAAGGCCATGGACTTGATTCTCACCGGACGCCGCATCGACGCCGATGAGGCCGAACGGATCGGGCTGGTGTCTCGAGTGGTCCCCGACGCCGACGCCGACGACACCGCGCGCTCCGTGGCTGCCGAGATCGCAGCGAAATCAAAGCCAGTGGCGCAGATGGCCAAGGAAGCTGTGAACGCCGCGTTTGAGACCACCCTGCATCAGGGGATCCAGTTCGAGCGGAGGGTCTTCCACGCCCTGTTCTCCACCCAAGACCAGACCGAAGGGATGGACGCGTTCGTCTCGAAGCGCGACCCGCAGTGGTCGCACTGCTGA
- the mmsB gene encoding 3-hydroxyisobutyrate dehydrogenase, whose amino-acid sequence MTESPPHPNAPGADVHVAFIGLGHMGGPMAGNLVTAGVRVTGYDVVPAAVEAARATGVVIAEDIPSAVREADVVLTMLPSGAHVHEVYRGSDADPSGGALTAAREGTIFLDCSTIDVAEAQQAAEMAVQAGFTAADAPVSGGVVGAEAGTLAFMVGGTDKTFAAVHPLLDIMGARIVHCGGPGMGQAAKICNNMLLGVTMIGAAEAFVLGERLGLEHQALFDVISQASGQCWAVTTNCPVPGPVPSSPANRDYQPGFATALMSKDLGLAAQALEATGSAAPMGALAHQIYREFAATDGAHRDFSAIIHELREN is encoded by the coding sequence ATGACCGAATCCCCTCCTCACCCCAACGCCCCCGGCGCAGACGTCCACGTCGCGTTCATTGGGCTGGGCCACATGGGTGGCCCCATGGCCGGCAACCTGGTGACCGCTGGCGTGCGGGTAACCGGCTATGACGTGGTCCCGGCCGCGGTTGAGGCAGCACGCGCCACCGGCGTGGTCATCGCCGAGGACATCCCCTCGGCGGTGCGGGAGGCCGACGTCGTGCTCACCATGCTGCCTAGCGGGGCACACGTGCACGAGGTCTACCGCGGCTCGGATGCTGATCCCTCCGGCGGAGCTCTGACCGCAGCCCGGGAAGGCACCATCTTTCTCGACTGCTCGACGATCGATGTGGCCGAAGCCCAACAAGCCGCCGAGATGGCGGTGCAAGCAGGCTTTACCGCCGCCGATGCGCCGGTGTCCGGAGGAGTGGTCGGCGCCGAAGCCGGCACTCTGGCCTTCATGGTGGGCGGCACCGACAAAACGTTCGCCGCCGTGCACCCGCTGCTGGACATCATGGGCGCGCGCATCGTGCACTGCGGTGGCCCTGGGATGGGCCAAGCGGCGAAAATCTGCAACAACATGCTGTTGGGTGTCACCATGATCGGGGCGGCCGAAGCCTTTGTGCTCGGGGAGCGACTTGGGCTCGAGCACCAAGCCCTCTTCGACGTCATCTCCCAAGCCTCCGGGCAATGTTGGGCCGTCACCACCAACTGCCCCGTGCCCGGACCGGTGCCCAGCTCGCCCGCCAACCGCGACTATCAACCCGGTTTCGCCACCGCCCTGATGAGCAAAGACCTCGGCCTGGCCGCCCAAGCGCTGGAAGCCACGGGATCGGCCGCCCCCATGGGTGCCCTGGCCCACCAGATCTACCGGGAATTTGCCGCAACCGACGGCGCGCACCGGGACTTTTCCGCCATCATTCACGAGCTGAGGGAGAACTAG